The genomic interval GGAAGGGGATTATCCTGTCGGTCTCGTCGGCCATCACCCGGTCGGCGGCCTCCGCGTCGACGCGATCCCGGTGCTCCTCGAGGAGCCTATCTAGGAGCCTGAGCTCGTCCACGCTGATAAGCGCCGCCAGCGGCCTCCCGCGCTT from Rubrobacter radiotolerans DSM 5868 carries:
- a CDS encoding type II toxin-antitoxin system prevent-host-death family antitoxin yields the protein MERQMDSGEARRMLPDLVARAAYGHERTVIAKRGRPLAALISVDELRLLDRLLEEHRDRVDAEAADRVMADETDRIIPFRRTT